ATTGTCGTCCGAATGAATTTGGAGAACTGAAACGCCAACGCCAAcgccaacaacaacaacaaaggacaaaatcaacaatttaaaatctacagactaaaaaaaaaatgaaaaatgaataacacaatttcattcaaaCACGGCAtgtttggtttggtttggtttggGCCACAAAAAACAAGGcacaaaaataaattggtgAAAGATTGATGAGATGGTTGTTATTTGGTGTTAATAAGTCAAAAAAACACTGCTGCCTAGTCATCTCCTCCTACAACATTTATCAAGTTATATGAAAGTGATGTAAATGGAGAATGAAACATTGAATTAATCCCAGTTAAATGTATGGTAAATTTTGAGTGTATAAAAGTTGCCCCAATGCAGTAGTAGAATTATGAGACCTTGCATGATGTGTTCTTGAGAATGTCATGTGACAAGGCCTGTTTCCACctcccaaaaaaaaaaatttacaaacaGCCTTGCAAAAAGTCTTCATTTAGAGACGCGTTTTCTAATAGATATTATAATCTTATTCCAATCAAACCGCGGATCAATAGAGTTAATGCTTTTATCTACTTTAGATAAGATAATATTGTAGTTAGTAATCAAGAGAGAGATGAGCCACGTTATATAgatatattgataattgtttATCTGGTTGTTAATGTGTGATTGTACTATTTTtagtaataatacaaaaaaaaatttcagcAAATATAAACACACAAGCCTTGGGagttaaagaagaagaagaagaagaaaaagggggcgagagagagagagagagggAGAGAGGAAACTATGGTAGTAAAAATAGTGAGTGAGTGTGAGACGCCGAAAGTGAAAGAAGGGTCGTGTACATGTTATGTAGTTGTTGTACACGACTTagatagaaaaaaaatttcttttttttctttaccCTTCCCGTTTAGTTATTCATTgtttttgtgtgtgtgagTGTCAGTgtattgaatgaaaatgatcAAAAAGTTTTTCCCTTTCCccttcaacaacaactacaacaactggctactacaactactactaacTCCTAACTACTACTAACTACTTTTatgttttgaatttttttttttttttttaatattttcttgttttcttccttttcttcATTAGGTTTCTATTCTACCCATTTGGTTAAtcaactaactaactaaccACATTCCACCTAACATATATTCTACATCCCATTACATTCGTTTCAACAATCATTTTTTAACAACACAAGaatcaatcaaacaatcaaaacaagaaaaaaaaagaagagaattTAAACAAGAATCAAGATCAAATACAATTagtataaattttttttttcttgtttttcttgtaatttcTTTCGACTATTCTATTCTATTCTATTCTATTAAGGAAATCTTTATACAAGAAAATCAGTTactttctttgttgttcatcatcattataaacattttttcaatttagagaaagaccaagaaaaatttggaagTTAATTCTTAGCAACCCTTTATTATACTTGGCAACATTTGCAACAACCACcattcatatatatatatataattacTTGATAAGACCTCAAAATGGCGTCTCAAAGAGATTTAACTTCAAATAATCCTCATTTCCATATATCGAGTTCTCGTAACAATACcaatgatgatttcaattctgATCATAATCCAAGAAATCCATTTGGTGATGaaccagaagaagaagaagaattagatTCAGCATCATTTTCATCCTCATCACAAAATAATCAACCCCATCACCCTTTTGCTACATCAAATCAAACCCTGAGCACTAATAATCTTCATAGTACCAACAGTATTCGAAATGAAGCTGAATATGGCAAACCATTCCAAGCTTATAGTGGCTACTATTCAAATGGTGGTAGTTCACTGtatttaaatcaagaaGGTGTGATTTCTGATGAAAGTAGACTATTATCATCgggtaataataataataataataataataatcgaGATGTATCTagtgttggtggtggtggtggtagtggtgaCAATAGATTGAATCCAACCAGTCCAGCAGAATTTGATAGATATCCATCAATGGCAGGTTCAAGAGTAGTATCATCTACTTCATTAGTGTCGTTTAATAATCCTTCCAATATGATGCGTAACCaccatcaacatcaacctCATCTCggttcatcttcatctccAACTTCTAGTAGCATGAATAATGATTCTATATCAGATAAATCAACTAGCCCCTTTCCTAATGATTTCAGTCCATTTGGTGGATACCCTGCTAGTTCATTCCCATTGagtattgatgaaaaagaacCAGATGATTATTTGCATAATCCAGATCCAGTACAGGATGCTGAATACGAAAAGAACCGATTTATGCACGATTTAAAGAACATGGATAAACGATCATTGGGTGGGTTGATTggatttattatattatttatagCTGCATTAGCAGTGTTTATCATTTTACCTGCATTGACTTATTCTGGAGCTACTAACCCTTATCATCCAGAAAGTTACGAAGTTTTAACTAAATATCTGTACCCAATGTTGAGTGCTATAAGAATGAATTTAGTGGATCCAGATACTCCTGAATCAGCTTATAAAAAGAAGGCTAAAGATGGTAGTGAATGGGTATTAGTTTTCagtgatgaatttgatgcTGAAGGTAGAACTTTTTATGAAGGCgatgatcaatttttcactgCTCCTGACATTCATTACGATGCCACTAAAGATTTAGAATGGTATGATCCAGATGCTGTAACCACAGCCAATGGAACATTAAATTTACGTATGGATGCTTATAAAAATCATAATTTATTCTATCGTTCAGGAATGGTACAAAGTTGGAATCAATTGTGTTATACTCAAGGTCATTTAGAAATTCTGGCTCGTTTACCAAATTATGGTAATGTAACAGGGTTATGGCCTGGGTTATGGTCTATGGGGAATTTAGGTAGACCAGGGTATTTGGGATCTACTGATGGGGTATGGCCATATTCTTACGATTCATGTGATGCCGGTATTACACCTAATCAATCTTCTCCTGATGGGATTTCTTATTTGCCAGGTCAAAGATTAAATAAATGTACTTGTCCAGGTGAATTACATCCTAATCGAGGTGTTGGTAGAGGTGCCCCTGAAATTGATGTTATTGAAGGTGAAGTGATGACTGATAGTAGTggtaaaaaagaaaattgtgGTGTTGCCTCTCAATCCTTACAATTAGCCCCTATGGATATTTGGTATATTCCTGATTATAATTGGGTGGaaatttacaatttttcagtttcaaCAATGAATACTTATACTGGTGGACCATTCCAACAAGCATTATCAGCAACAACCATGTTGAATGTTACATGGTATGAATTTGGTGATAATGCCCATAATTTCCAAACTTATGGTTATGAGTATTTAAATGACCCTGAAACGGGTTATTTACGATGGtttgttggtgatgatCCAACATTAACGGTTTATTCACAAGCTTTACATCCAGACGGAAATATTGGTTGGAGACCTTTAAGTAAAGAACCAATgtcattaattttaaatttggggatttcaaataattggGCTTATATTGATTGGCCAAGTATATCTTTCCCCGTCACATTTAGAATCGATTATGTAAGAGTTTATCAACCACCAGATCAAATTAATGTTGGTTGTGATCCAACCGATTTCCCAACTTATGAttatattcaacaacatttGAATCTTTATGAAAATGCCAATATAACTTCATTTGAAGATGGTGGATATAAATTCCCTAAAAATAGTTTAATTGGAtgttaaaaaataaaagatggtactactattactactactacttgTTTTCatgattttttctttttattaatgTTTTTGGGGTTGATAggtttgatttgatttgatttgattttgcaTCTTTatgtttttcatttgtttgttatttgattttgtattttttttttcattttgatcATTTATACTACTACaagtactactactattaatAATGCTTTCAATACCATATTATATGTGTATGTTAAGTATTAAGTATTATTAAGTAATAAGTATAAAGTAGAAAAtgtatttgaataaaatgatATATATTGCTCAAgtcttttttattatattttaaatattatattatttgttatagaattttttttaaataaagcttttattttatcaataGAGCTCTTAACATTATTTGTGTATGTATTGGCTAGTTATTGAAGagtaaattgaatatgCGATAAAACGGTATACTATGATAGTTGAGGATTTTAAGAAAGTGACCCCAGATTTGACTACGCATACCGACCTCTCCCGTCCCCCATCCCGTCTATCAAACAAACTATCCTTCTTGGTTATCACAATACATTAACTCTGGGTTGTGAAGGAATAATGTGGATCACTATTGTTTATCAATAGTTAGACACTTTCTTTACAACCATACAATCAAAACCAAGAAGGTTAAGAGAGTTTGACTAAAATCATAATTATGacatatttgttttttttttattttagtgtggttcaaaataataataataataataataataataatagattTGGGGATGATggatgataatgataatgatttctGACCCGAAAATTTACCAAATATATAGAGTATTATTGGTTTTTGagggttttttttttagccACAGTTAGAGAGACCCAAACAAAATTctattgttcaatttttggCAATTGTTTGAATGAATGATTAGTTAGTTTAAGCCAATGACATAATTTGATATataaaaaacaatcaatcaattttgaaagTAAACGATATAACTAAACTATGCGTTAACTTACACGCACGCAATTTAGCtgcaatttttttttttgttctctCTCTCATTGCAAACTGTGGCGTATTCCAATACTATGAAgtaattttcatttattcttagttcacaacaacaacaacaagtcTAGTTATAGTCTAATTGACCAATAATATGGGGATTTACATAATGCATAAtggttttaattgttttgggaaaatgaaattattatcaatattacaagaacaaaaacaataaaacaatGGGATTTCATGATTTAgatcaaaatttcaaataatcgtggtggtggtggtggtggtgtcCTGTTTGGATTAGTTGCAACTTTCTCTCGAAGCCACATTTCATTCCAAACCTCctattgcaaaaaaatataaattgagTGTATAATCTCTCCCCTCCCTCCCACCCCCACCTCAATAACTTAATTAATTATCTTCTGAATATAGACTATTAACAAGCTTTTTTGAACAGTttacttttctttatttttataattttttctcCCTATTATCATGGTTTCATtaaatattgattcaattggtATTATTGGTGCTGGTCCAGGTGGATTAGCATCTCTTTATGAATTTTTACATACAAACAAAGATGGTACTTCTACAGTAGGTACTGGTAAAAGAGCTGAAACCCCAGctttttctaaaattgttgcttttgaacaaaaagatCATGCTGGTGGAATTTGGGCTCCTGCTACTCCTGATGCTGATTTACCTATTCCACCtcaagaaattttaaataCTGGGAAATTTAATGATCCAGCTATAATTAGACCAAGAAATGAACCACCTCAAGAAATTAATGGTGCCACTAAAGAAACCccaattgttgttgctgttcctaaatctaaatctaaaaccaatgataatttacaaaatgaaTTAGAATGGAAAAGGAGTGGAGTTTATCCATATTTATCAACTAATATTCCTAGTAGATTTACAAGATTTAGTTATTTACCcgatgaagaaaaatatcatGATAAATCAAGACCTATTTATCCATTTTTATATCATCAAGAATTATCACAACGATTCACTGATTTTgtcaataatgaaaatttacaTGAATTTATTCGATTAAATACCACTGTGGAAGATGTTtataaaaatgaagataCTGGGAAATGGATCATTAGTGTAAGACATAAAAATCCAATCACCGGTGCTAATGAATGGTatcaagaagaatttgatgCTATTGTAGTTGCTAATGGTCATTATACAATTCCTTCTATCCCAGCATTCCCTGGTTTAGCTGAATTTAATGCTAATTATCCTGATGTTTTAATTCATGCTAAATCAGTTCGTGAATTAGATGAAtttaaagataaagatgtattatttgttggtgGATCTATTTCTACCGCCAATATCATTCAATATATCATTCCCGTTGCTAAGTCAGTAACAATTTCTAAACGTAGTAAGAATTTAGTGTTTGATTATATTAATCGAGCATTAGTGACACCAGAAATTGATCAAAGAGGTGAAATCGTCAAATTTGATCCTAAAACCGGAAAAGTTCATTTTGTCGCTAATGATTatggtaatggtggtgaacccaaaaaatttgataaaatcaTTTTAACTACTggttatcattatcattatccatttttatccaaatattttgaagTGGTTAATCCAAGTCATTTATCTCGTGTTAAAGGATTATATTATCATACTTTTAATCAACAAGATCCAACTATTGGTGCCACGGGGATTCTTGTATCTCATTTGAATTTCCATACTATTGAAGCTAGTGCTGCTGCTTTAGCTGGTGTTTGGTCTGGCGCTAAAGAATTACCAACTTTGaaagaacaacaagaatGGGAAAATCAAGAAGTTGAAACTAAAGGtgattcattatttttccaTTTCTTAGATCATCATAATGCTCAAGAacattttgttgataaattgtATCAATTTGCTCCTAAAAATAGATATAATCCATTAGAAAAGGAAGGTCCTTTAGTTGGTGAAGTCGATGAAGgagttgataaattggaaaaattgttCTACGATattaaagataaaaagCTTGGTATTGATGATGTTCTGTTACCATCTTTAGAAAAACTTTCAATTGAACTGAAAGCTTAAGATGCGAGGGTGGAATAGTGtgggttgttgttgttgttgttattgtttatttacTGTTTAATTCTCTCCTTGATTGGAAGATCTCTGTTTCAATGAATATGTAATTTGTTTAGTGATTGTACATGTTTTTAATTTACtattcttttcaatatattaACTCTTATGTGCTTATATTCGTTTGATGCTGGGGTAAAAAATCCCAAAGTTGGTTGTTATTTCTATATGGTAGCACtcaacttcttggtgtacGATAGTAGTTAATTCTATTATTTATCGGATGTAAAGGTTTTGAATCCTTTCTTATCATCTTTCTGGTTGTCATTGTTACTACATTTTCCCTTATCAGTTGTGTGATACAATTATGATCACAATGGCATATTAATTTGAGGTATTACTGTGCAACTGTAAACGGGTTGATCGTGACTAGTAGTGGCGGCAAGTAAAACCACACCAAAAAGTAAGGCGAGAAAAGTTAAGTCGATTTTTTATTCGTGCAATTTTGTAAACGATTTGGCGCTCCTTTGTGTGTCTCCTCcctatttctattttttctatttctcttacacacacacacacataaCCACTCAACTTCCCTCCTCTCCCTCCCTGCCCCTGCCccttgtttttgtttaaatcACATTCCATTGATCTTAATCCAATTCATCTATTACAATTCTCATTCTACATTATCCCCCTAAAATGACAGAACCAACGTTAAATTTCCATATACAAACccatcaaaatcaattcaaaatccctcatgaattgattaaaaagaatttcAAACTCATACAAAAACTAATTGAAAAGCAAAggaaacaattgattgatgatattaGTAAGATCAAAAAATGTAAAACCACATCACCTAGTTTTAAATTagaattgattcaaaaattaattaagaATTTTGAAAGTTTTATGAAAAAACTTCagaattttataaataaagatgaagaattcCGATCAAGATTAATTGCCAGATTGGAGAATTTAACCGAATTACAACAATATGTGATAaccaataatgataatcaAGAAGGACAAAATCATGAAGAAAGTACAGagaataacaacaacaacagaaacaacaacaacaatagtaCTACcactgatgatgataagTTATTGGATTTCCATAATCcgaatttaataaattggtaTCGTGATCAAACTAATTTACTTATAGTTGATTACTTGATTAAATCAAACACAAGAACTAGATTTGAAGATAACGGAGAAGATAACCCAGGAAATATTGGATTATTATTGCTCAAAAATTTAACTAAAACAAATcctaaattattaaaattgattgattatgatttattagaaaatttcaataaagtATTTGTATCtataattaataatcatgatttatctttaattgttggttggtttaatgaaaataaaaatttattaaataaaatcaattccaatttagaatttgaaattaattattgtaAATTCTTAacattaattgaaaaaggtGATATCAATGAAGCAATTAATTATTCACGAGAGAATTTATCTGGGTATggaaataaagaaaattatcaacaaaccaataataataataacaatacttTTAGTAATGGTGATACAACCAGTACCAATCATTTAACCAATTTGGAAAGATTAAAAGGGTTAGGAGGATTATTAGTATTCAGATCAATggaaaacaataacaaaaacaataatgatttaaattcaaatgataCTCCATTGTCAAGTAAATTGATGCTTAATTCAACTCCATTTAAGGAGtatcaaaaattattatcaaatgaaaGATGGGAAAGTTTAGCCCAAtgttttattgaaaattttacTAAACTATATGGAATAAGTAAAAATTTCCccatttatatttatctttCTGCTGGGTTATCAAgtttaaaaacaaaatcatgTTATCATAATGTTGAAAACACCATTTTCAAACATTCTACTGGTAATGGTATAGATTACGACAACGGCAATGACGACTacgatgatgacgatgacgatgacgatgaaGGAGGAGTTATAGATAGCAATTTGTCATTTATATCAGCcgaaacaacaaccaacacTAACACCACTAGTAATTCTGGTAAACTGTTATTGAATGATCCAAAATATCGTGGCccaaatcattattataaacttttgaataaaataaataattgtCCAATTTGTTCACCtgaattattcaaattaagTCAAAATTTGCCTTATGCACAATTGATTACTAGTATATTCAACAATCCATTTAAATTACCTAATGGTAACATATACccatttgataaattattggcTCCAAcagataaatatttatcgGAAAAGAATACTTTATTAAGAGCAAATAAAGTTAAAGATCCTTTAACAAGAGAAATATTTACAATAGATAGTTGTATAAGAGTTTTCCCAGCCTAAAATAATGTTACAAAAAACAATCTACCtaatcatcattatcactatcactatcatcatcatcactatcACCATTACCACGTTTGCGTTGTTTTACAGTATCTTGTTTggtgaatttttcaaatatataCATTCTAGCATCTCTTTCATTTGCTGGTTTTGTAGTATCTTTCATACTTGTAGTTCtacgatgatgatattcAGGAAACATTGACCAATCAAACTTACCAGATCTTTCTACTTTCCATCCTTGACTTTTACCTAATATTTTTATACCCCAAGAATGATACGGTTCACCTTCAAACATagaaataatgattttccctgttgatgatgaaccACTggcattattattgttgttgttgttgctgttgaaAGTGTTATATCCAGAAATAGTATCAGTATTAATCAcatcaaataattgttgACAATTTTCGAAAAACAGTAACATTAATCGTTGATGATCACGAATATTTCTATCAACATCTTTTATTCCTTTCCCATTACGAGGAAAATTAAACATTATATAATTCACATTACCATAAtctttaaataatttcaattttttcactttaCCAACATCACTATTTTGGTTATTTcgttttaatttattaggatttaatttcaaactttttaataaatttgttcCATCAATTTCATGCATTATAATTACTCccatatttttcaattcttcaattatttcattgacattttcatatttattaattaattgttcaaatgaatcaaaacTAGTAGCAATTAAATTTTCTGGttgaatgaaattttgtaatattaaagatttagcaaatgaaaaatctCCTTCTCCAATCAATAATACTTTATCATTTCCATCTTTATTAAATGGCATTAACCCCTTTGTTGTACTTTTCCCTTCTTTTTGATGAGCTTTGTTATGTTTTCGGGCAAGTTTTGATGTTTTCATggattttaatttatccattttattttgatttgtgatttcaacattttttaCAACTTTGGAGGTTATTTTTTCACTATGTTGATGTCGTATAAGTGCTCCTTTTAAACCTTTTGcttgaattgatttcccctttaattttcttgccatgattttgttggttggttggttggttggttggtggGTGGATGGTTAGAGGTGATGAGATGATGAGATGATAAGAgggtgatgatgatgatcaTCACATTAAATTAAAGGGTTGTTGCAAAcaccaaatattttttttccctctTCTTGAGAAATCACCAGGTCGTGTACTAAACAAGTAATAAATGTCTCTTTGATTAATTCTACTTATTATCTCTTCTAAACgattaatcaaatatataaatatatatatatattactCTAAACTAATTGTTATGCATTAAatgagagagagagagagaagaGAATAAATAAGACCAAGGATAATAAATTCTATCACAAATGTACTTGTGCTTCCGcaatattgaattgagCAACGgcattattgttttcattatcactATCGTTTTTATCAAGTAGATGATCGCTTTCTGTGCCATCATGGATATTCACAAGTGAGCTGTTCAATGATTCTATAtgatcatcatcttcttctttttcaacatcattttcatcGATATCAGCATCAGCATCGGCATCTGTCTCAGAATCAGAATCAGCTTCAGCTCCCtgttcattttcattgCTATTTAAAGACCCAGCTAAATTATTTCTATTGagtttattttcattacttTCTTTCACCACTGGggctttttcttctttttctttttcttcttcttcttcatcggTTACATCTTGTAAAACTTCTTTAAATCCATCATCATATTCATAAAATAACATAAATGTGCCTTGTCCACTCaatacttcttcttctgtaACCACATAAACCGATTCATCACTAATCCTCCACCATGTCCCTCTAAATTTACGATAACAAATATAATGACCATAATTATGAGTTCCATAATGAGATATAACTGcttttaaattatataataattttgaatttaatagTAATCCATTTTGTGgagttttattattattattattggataAATCGGTTGTCACAGTGACAGTACCTGTTGTGAATGTTTCTGATTCATATTTTGCTTTATCAAAACCAGTGGAACTTGTTGATGAATCTGATGAATGTGGTGATGATATtggtgatgttgatgaagaagatgggGATACAGGTTCAAGTTCAAGTTCAAGTTCAAGATTTTCATCGGATTTTCTTCCAATTGGTCCATTTTTATGGGATTTTTCTGACATGAAATGTTCATCTTGTTTTCTAAATGGTAATCTTGCATCCATATTTATATCTTTGGGTTCAACAATATATGGTGATAAATTGAGTTTACTAGGGAAAGAAACATTACTTGGGTTTTTCACTATCATATAAGTTCTTGGATCAAATACTGAACGATTAATATGAATACATAATAATGGTGGAGGACGATCTAacattatttgttttgattttttactttttttaatttgttttttaattgtCAATTTTTCGAAAACTTCATCAGTTATACAATGTTtgtttaattcaatttcaattaattgtaatcttttttcaaattgagttattaatttatcagaATTATCAGatttatcttttaattcttgtaaagtttcaatcaaaaaatttttcgtTTGGATTAATCCACATCGATTACAATTCACATCTTCAATCACTTCAGGATTTATCcattcatttaataattgaaataaatcaaatccaGAATAatatgaagatgaagatgaagtaCTTGGTAAATTTAAACTCAATCCACTTATCACTGAATAACGAATACCACCAACTTCACCACATGTCAAACATCCAATACGTTCAGCAGAAATCCCATCAACCGGAGTTATTAATTCTAATGGCAATACTTTATGTTCAGCATCACTCAAATTAGGATCAACTTGGGCTGCTGGTACATATACTGTACCTAATTTACCCAATTTATCACAACCACTAACAACATCACTTTTGATATTTCTaacatcaataaatttactaccaccactagTAGCAGTAGAATTATCTTGCAGTTTATCATTGTTCATGTCTTCAGGTTCAGGGGTTGGTAATCTTGAagaattcatttttttatattctcTTTCCAATAAATTCATAACTAGTTGATAAAATTCTTGAGCATCTTCTTGATTATAACCactgaaaaaattttgtttagGACCATTTGgcattttatttaataatggtTTAGTACTAAATTCTTTACCTCTTGAACCATATTTCCCATTTATATTATctaacaattttttcaatgcaTTTGTGAAAACTAATTCTGATTTAggttgatttgatttcataattattgattcaCCATTAGGTTTTTTatctaattcaatttcagtatataaatacagatcaataaattttaataattctcTTGAAGAAGCTAATGATTGAATAACAGAATTCATAAAACATGTATTACCATCATTACTAATTCCTCCAATTTCACCACCATTTTTAATTGCaaaattttgttcttttgattttttggaattattattataactAAATCTTGAAAATGGTCTACTACTACCAAATCTTGCTGAATTCATAATATTACGGAGAAATTTGGGtatgatgatattgatattaaatgttgatgataattttgaacCTAATGTCGATGTTGTTGAGGTGgttaaataatataatgaaataaataaaagtaaAGATGTCGAAACAGTAGCAactaatttgtttttggtgAATAAAgtcaatttgaataattgtaataataaagtaaagttaataattaagaataaaataattcttcTAGAAAGAAACATGAAATGGGGTGAATCAGAAAATGACCTGAAGGATGCAAATTGAAGGTGGAGGGGTTggaagttaaaaaaaaaatggcaaAAGAGTGTATTAATTGGAATCAAGATTGGTTACGCCActtgataaaaaaacacctaaaagaagatttaattgaaatacTGTTTTTGCCTATCTATAATGTACACCCAGTTTTCCTTcaatattaatgaaatattaAGTGGAAGGGAGGGGAAGGAGGGACTTGTAGGTTAAAATGATTTTAGAAagggttttttttgtatac
The sequence above is a segment of the Candida albicans SC5314 chromosome 3, complete sequence genome. Coding sequences within it:
- a CDS encoding 25S rRNA (uracil2634-N3)-methyltransferase (Ortholog(s) have rRNA (uridine-N3-)-methyltransferase activity, role in rRNA base methylation and nucleolus localization), whose product is MARKLKGKSIQAKGLKGALIRHQHSEKITSKVVKNVEITNQNKMDKLKSMKTSKLARKHNKAHQKEGKSTTKGLMPFNKDGNDKVLLIGEGDFSFAKSLILQNFIQPENLIATSFDSFEQLINKYENVNEIIEELKNMGVIIMHEIDGTNLLKSLKLNPNKLKRNNQNSDVGKVKKLKLFKDYGNVNYIMFNFPRNGKGIKDVDRNIRDHQRLMLSFFENCQQLFDVINTDTISGYNTFNSNNNNNNNASGSSSTGKIIISMFEGEPYHSWGIKILGKSQGWKVERSGKFDWSMFPEYHHRRTTSMKDTTKPANERDARMYIFEKFTKQDTVKQRKRGNGDSDDDDSDSDNDD
- the UBP1 gene encoding ubiquitin-specific protease (Ortholog(s) have ubiquitin-specific protease activity, role in protein deubiquitination and endoplasmic reticulum localization), with the protein product MFLSRRIILFLIINFTLLLQLFKLTLFTKNKLVATVSTSLLLFISLYYLTTSTTSTLGSKLSSTFNINIIIPKFLRNIMNSARFGSSRPFSRFSYNNNSKKSKEQNFAIKNGGEIGGISNDGNTCFMNSVIQSLASSRELLKFIDSYLYTEIELDKKPNGESIIMKSNQPKSELVFTNALKKLLDNINGKYGSRGKEFSTKPLLNKMPNGPKQNFFSGYNQEDAQEFYQLVMNLLEREYKKMNSSRLPTPEPEDMNNDKSQDNSTATSGGSKFIDVRNIKSDVVSGCDKLGKLGTVYVPAAQVDPNLSDAEHKVLPLELITPVDGISAERIGCLTCGEVGGIRYSVISGLSLNLPSTSSSSSYYSGFDLFQLLNEWINPEVIEDVNCNRCGLIQTKNFLIETLQELKDKSDNSDKLITQFEKRLQLIEIELNKHCITDEVFEKLTIKKQIKKSKKSKQIMLDRPPPLLCIHINRSVFDPRTYMIVKNPSNVSFPSKLNLSPYIVEPKDINMDARLPFRKQDEHFMSEKSHKNGPIGRKSDENLELELELEPVSPSSSSTSPISSPHSSDSSTSSTGFDKAKYESETFTTGTVTVTTDLSNNNNNKTPQNGLLLNSKLLYNLKAVISHYGTHNYGHYICYRKFRGTWWRISDESVYVVTEEEVLSGQGTFMLFYEYDDGFKEVLQDVTDEEEEEKEKEEKAPVVKESNENKLNRNNLAGSLNSNENEQGAEADSDSETDADADADIDENDVEKEEDDDHIESLNSSLVNIHDGTESDHLLDKNDSDNENNNAVAQFNIAEAQVHL